Below is a window of Salvelinus alpinus chromosome 5, SLU_Salpinus.1, whole genome shotgun sequence DNA.
atagccgaatccacaaatttaaaggggtgtccacatacctttgtatatatagtgtatgaaacAAGGTACATCTAATACTATTGCCTCATCACAAATTCTGCACCTGTATTCCTATGATAATTTTGAAACAAGAATGCAGTGATGGATATTGACTGAAATTCATTGACATTGCTTGATGCAGCCATGTTTTGAAGCAGTATAACATGGCTTGAAGCCAGCCTGGGATAGCCAGCATATTTTAAGTCATTCACCTGGAGTCTCTCAGTTTTATGTGTTACTAACTATAGAGAATGTAACATTACAATAGATGTATAGCCTTGAGGAGACAGTTTTATCGGTTGTTGTTGACAACTCATTACCTGTCATATCAGTGATGGATTGGAGAAGTAGCTGAGGGTAGGCAGGCGTGGCACCAGAGACCACGGCCTCTGCCTGTGATGACATAAGACAGAGGAAAACAAGCAGAGACTAATAATTAGTTAAAACATTGCTGGGAGACTGACATCTCAGTATCTCACCGCAGGGCAAAAATGGAAACAAATCCTCTGTGTGCACATGTCCGTCAGTCTGTCGCTCGCAGTTCAGGCCATGAAGAACCCAGtctaagagagagcgagacacccTTGTCTGAGGGCATTGTCCTACAGCTGTGTTGAGGAAATGGTTCAAGTTATCGATTATGGACAACACTAATGAATGACAGCTATTGGTATTGTTTGCATAcatatagaattagaataaaACGCATAATTTTGTGTACAGAGCCATATTATTTTACTCTGCTCCATCAGAACTAGGCGAATCTGTATGTTCATAGCCTCTCAATCAGAGCTGATAAGGATGCTGAGCATGGTAAGCAAATGAGTGTGCATGTTGTCAACCATTGTTAGTGTTACACAGGAGGGGATACCCTGGGGAAACCAAAGAGGAGTGGATTTGGGACAGGAAGGCTGGTCAGCCTCCTACCATCTGGATGTTGCAGGAATACATTGACTCATTTCTTACTTCTTCAATTTGATTTTTAGAATACCCAAACTACCAATTATCTCAATGGCAATCTAACtgtagctctcctctctctcttctttgtgGGAAGTGTGGGTAAGGACAAGGTAAGGTCTAAAACATAGAGTCACAGGGCGAAGGAACTTCAATGTGCTCTTCCAGGCTAGTACCACAGCTAGAGGCTAATTGGACCATCCCTGGCACTGGTCCTCATCTCCAAAGCCACCAAAAACTGTAACCTACCTTGTGTATTTTTGACTAACTGAATATCCTAATTAGGTCCCAGGAGCTCCATCCCATTACCTCGGAGTTAATTAAGCCTCAGCACTGTGCCAAATGGTGAATAAAGATGCAGTAGAACTGTGCGAGGGAAAGGGGTTTGGTGTGCTGGGGAGGAGGCTGACCTGCTTGTTTGTCGTTGTTATGGAACTCTACATTCCAGGatgtcttttattttttatttgtatttatatttggCTTAAAATGTTACCTTGGCACAGGTTGTCATTTTCCAGCGTGGTTAGCCTAAATTCACCCTATTAAAGATAAACTAGTGATTCTTCCCCCACTATCGTGATTATATATTTATTATCCACAACTAAAGTGCCCAAAATACAACATATCTGTTACTAACCGATGAATGACCACTTCCAATATTTATCTTGAAGAACTTCACAGTGCCTCCATCAGCTGTTGATAAGTTTTAAAACTCCCAGCAAATAGGCCCCTTCCAACTTAGCATCTGCACCTGTATTTACATCTACCCGGTTTGAATCTGTAGGAAATGTGTACATTGCTTCAAAATTCATATAATGTAACAATTATGTTATTGATTCATATTCAAATGAATGTGCATGATCAGAGAGTGATGAAAATAACACTCGTCTTGCAGAGTGCATGGAAGAAATGAGAAGCAGGCATTTCTAAGAAACAATCTCAAAGGTTTATTTAACATGTCAAAAGGAAGGTCACACACTTGGGAATTTAAAAGGGATCATTGAAATTACTGAAATAATTGGCAAAAACTATGAATTAAACTCAATATTAACATTAAATCAGGTTTTGGTTAAAAGGAGAGGGTGTTTTTTATTTTCCTTGTTTTTTCTTAAAGAAACATTTTATACATGGGTTATTTTATACAACTGGTTCATTGGATAAATGCATCAAAAAGAGAAACCAGTTCTGTAgtaaactttacaaaaaaatacattttgtttcATTGAGAGTAGAAAAGGACAGGATCAAATATTGACCAATAATATTTCTTCCTTTTCATCATTTAAAAAAAGTTGTTCTAATATCAATTTTTTGAAAAGTAAAAGCAATATACAGCACAATAAAAGAGAAAGGAATTGCTTTTGTAGATTTAGTCAGACGATTTGGTTACCAAGGAGAGGGGCTGTGACTGGAACAGGGCATGATGGGAATGCAGGGCTGCTTGATGGAAAGGAGAGGGCGGGGAGAGCATCGAGTGGTGTAGGGAGCTGAATGGGATTGGCCGAGAGAAAATTGGTGCAGAGTGGCTGGAGTGGCTGCCTGAAGTACCAATAGGGATAGAGATGCTTGGGTGggacgaggaggaagaggatgaagatGACGAAGAAGAAGCAGATCCAGAGGGCTTGCCAGTTAGGAAATGATGGTGCAGGCGTCCCTCTGGTTTGGTGGTGAGGGACAGGGGCTGGGCCTGCTCTGAGTGGGTGGCAGCGGGCGCAGCCGGGGAGGCCAGAGCTGCAGAGGGTGTGGCTGGAGAATCCAGCATGCTGCCGTGAGACGAGGCAGGGCTGTCACACATCTTCTCTGAGGGTAGGTACTGCACACACTGATTCTTGTTCCTGATTGAGAAGTCTGGGTAAACAAAAGGAAGGGGCTTCGTCAATATTGCTGTTAAAGAAGCCGACAATCGTGTCCTTCAACAGTGCCCGTTCTCTTGTACACATGATAGCTGgccaaaaaatacaaaacattcaCAGACAATGTACAGAACATGGAAAACCAAAAGGTCTGGGACAAACAGATAAACTTTGAATTAATTTATTAAAAAAAGGTGAAGTTGCAGAAGTGAAATTAACGACAAAATGGCATATGCTTTTATAAATTAAACAAATCAGGCAGAAAAACGTCTGTGATCATATAAACAAAGTCGATGACACGTTAAATGCCTGCATGTAAATGAGGTTTGAGCGTTCTGCTGCAACAAACCAAACCACTGCGGGTGGAGTGGAGAGCAGTGGCCTGCAGTTCAGCCACACTGGTTCATAACAGCAGACATACCTGCCACAACGTCACTATTAGCACTGAACCTCATATGCTGCTTGTCAAAGTATAGAAGGAAGAGAGGAGTTAGTAAAGAAGGAAAAAACTGAAGTCAAAAACTTAAAAAGGTGTTATTTTGCATATTGCATGTTGTATTGGACCACTGCCAAGTCACATGACCAGCAAAGTGAAGCTTGGGGTACTATTTCACACAGGCCAACAGATGGAGTTCTTTCTGCCCTAAATCGAGAAGAACGGTccaagagaaggacagagagaaaagggCCCCTTACCCTCTGGTGTTGAGTCTGGCTTattatctctcttcctctttttccGCTTTCCCTGAGCAGATAAACAAAACAATGTATTTAGAAAAAAACTGGTCTCTATCCAAGTGACAGCGACATGCTTCAACACTACCTCATACAACTTCAGTGTATGAGAACAACAGTACAGTTATTATTACAGATACAGTATTGAATCGTTTTTAAACCAAGTGGAAATGAGGGGGCGCTTAAGCAACCCACATGTCCCTCATTGTTAAAAGATCCATGGAAAGATGTCCTACTCACATAGTTATCTCGTGCTGACCAGCCTGGGTAgagttgggagtggagttgccTCTCTTTCCTTGCCAGCTCATAGTATTTCGCTTGCTCTTCTCTCGAAAGTGAGTGCCACTGTGAACACAAACATGACAAAAGTCAGAGAACTAGTCGAAGCATGTACAGAATTTACATCCACAAACACATTCCcaacctgttgtgtgtgtgtctgtgtggtcagGCAGTGTGCTGTGCTCACCCTTCGGCCCAGTATCTGGTTGATGGCAGCGCTCTCCTTCAGGGTGCACTCAGCCACCACCTTGGCCCTCATCTCCTTCATGTACAGCATGAAGGCATTCAGAGGCTTCTTGATGTGGGGCTTCTTGTCCTCCTCCTTCTTCGCCGGGCCAGGAGACTTCCTGCTGagacaacaaaacacacattcaAATGTCCCTTAAAATAGTCCTTTTGTGTGAGGTCTGATTCCCTTCCAGAAGACCTGGCTGACCCATTACAAAGAGTCAGGATATTCTTGAATCCTGGCCCTTTAAATGGAATTATGAATAGAGACTGGATACTCAGTCAATAATCCATTTGAATAAGATCACAGTATAAAGTGTTTATATGTTTGGCTGTAAGTAAATGTGAAGAATCTGTTAGTTAATGGTCCTTACGAATGCATGGAGGGGCTCATGTGGTCATGACTGTTGGGCTCCTGCTTGATGGCTGGTGATACGATAGCAGGATGAGGGATGCCAGTCTGGTGCATGCCGTGGGGGTGGTGGGGCATCATGTGGGGGGAGAAACGGCTAGACACCAAGCTGGAAAACAACAAAAGACAAACACCTGTTAAACTTTTCACAGGCACTTTCTGTCTGCCCTGTCAAGTCAACTTCGACTGCTTTGACCGTCTGTCTGGAGTCTAGACTAAAGTAATGTCCAAAATTAGCtacatatttttttcttcttcaaataaAGGCTCAAAAGCCCCTTTATCCGACCATGCCTGGAGAAAAGTGGAGTGTGTGGTAACCATGGTGACCAAGGGGCCCTGACACCTGAAACCACTTTCCTCCCTGTGTTCCAAACCATGGAGGGACTTCCACAGCTACCAGAACAGAACATTCAGATAACTGTCGGAAAACGAGAGTGGTGCTAACACAACACAATGGTACATTGTACATGGTCAAAGGGGGAAATTAAGGTCCGTGCTCCTCTGCCACACATTCCTGTTAAATACATGATTGAATGGAAAATCCTTCAATGCTTCATAAAAATCTCATAACATTTAAGACAGATATGGTCCATGATTTACTATAGCATTGTACTGTAAGTTTGTGAGTGTGCACAGACACTTTCCTTGctttacttccccagagtcaggtgaacttgtggataccatttttatgtctcggagtccagtatgaaggacgttcgaggtagttttgcgagctgTTCCCATAGACTCCAGTCATTGCgataatgctagttagcaattgcgcaaACGGTAGTTAGCAACTTCTATCAAACTGCACCCAGACAAatatggtatccacaagttcatctgtctccagggaagtagataaagggcttcattgccaaaatcctgaagtatccctttaacagtAACAAGTCAAATTGAGGATTACCCAATAGGGTAAATTTTATGAAAATAATCTCTCCAATATTTTTTGATTTAAACTATAATCTCATACGTAAGAGGGGCGGGCCTCTTTCAACCATTACCATCCCAGCAGCCCAAAAAAACAATGAGGAaaagaaaaatataaaacataaaaAGTCAAGCAGACATTTTGCTACATACTGTATGAGATACAGTACATAAAGTAATATATTTATGACAAAACTGTCAAGTATTACCTGACACACGTATCAAGTCTTGTTCAAGGGGGGCGGACGGTAAGACAAACTTTGTAACAATGTGGCAGGAACTGAGAGCACTATTGATCCCATTGAGACCCTGATGAATATTTCATCCCATACTAGCACCGGAAGGCTCGCTACAAATCTTTCAAATTTGACAGTGGGCAGAGAGTTAAATCAGATGGGAGTTGTCGGTTCAGATTAGCTTTGATTTGTCCTAATCGATTCTTAGGCCTttcatctttgtgtgtgtgtgtgtagcagagcAACTCAGAACATTGGCCTGAGCGAGAAAAGACAGTGCTGTCTACCGGGTAGGGTTTTGAATGCCAATAGTCTGTTCGCTTTCTCTTTGGAAGGAAGGCTGATCTCATCTTTAGAAGACTTAGCCCCCACATTCCTTTGTAGTCCCTACCCCACTGACTGTCCATGGTTGGATACCCCTGTCCTAATACTGTTATAAACTAATGAGCAATGACAAGATCAGAAACATGACTAAAGAGTGTAATGTAACCACTAGATATTGAATATCTACATTTTTAGGGAGGGTTAGGGGCTGGTGGACGTTCCTGAGACTGGGTGACAAAAAGCAGAGATACACTCACCTGGACATGGATGCATTCATTGCGAGGGCGGGATAGGGGTGCCGGAACCCCCCTGGGGGGATAGAGTACATGTGCTGGCCCTGCCTgagaatgagagaaggagagggaggcaaCAGTGAGAAGAGGATCAGACACAACTGAGAGAGAACGCAGCAGCACTAATCCAGCCCTCATCAACTGCAATCCCCTGCGTGAGGAACAGCACCATTCAAATTGATTACAAGACCCATGGCAAAACCCATCGAATGTGAAGTATTTATCGTAAATATCTCAAATATGACAGTGTTTTAATATTTGAATATCAGAACGTGCTTTAACGTTTAAGAAATGCATCAGACTGTAGTCAATGTTTCTCCTAtactatagttgaagtcggaagttaacatacaccttagcgaaatacatttaaaaactcggtttttcacaattcctgacatttaatcctagtaaaaattccctgtcttaggtctgttaggatcaccactgtattttaagaatgtcaaatgtcagaataatagtacagagaattatttatttcagcttttatttctttcatcacattcccagtgggtcagaagtttacatacactcaattagtatttggtagcattgcctttaaattgtttaacttggggtcaaacgttttgggtagtcttccacaagcttcccaaaataagtagGGTGAATTGtagcccattcctccttacagagctagtgtaactgagtcaggttt
It encodes the following:
- the LOC139576772 gene encoding transcription factor 7-like 1-B isoform X2, which encodes MPQLNGGGGDDLGANDEMISFKDEGEQEEKISENVSAERDLDDLKSSLVNESENNSSSSDSEQAERRPQPRPDLDSYEKTRDYFSEALRRQQDGGFFKSPHYPGYPFLMIPDLTNPYLSNGALSPSARTYLQMKWPLLDVPGAAGLKDPRSPTPGHLSNKVPVVQHAHHVHPLTPLITYSNEHFSPGTPPSHLSPEILDPKTGIPRTPHPSELSPYYPLSSGAVGQIPHPLGWLVPQQGQHMYSIPPGGFRHPYPALAMNASMSSLVSSRFSPHMMPHHPHGMHQTGIPHPAIVSPAIKQEPNSHDHMSPSMHSKSPGPAKKEEDKKPHIKKPLNAFMLYMKEMRAKVVAECTLKESAAINQILGRRWHSLSREEQAKYYELARKERQLHSQLYPGWSARDNYGKRKKRKRDNKPDSTPEDFSIRNKNQCVQYLPSEKMCDSPASSHGSMLDSPATPSAALASPAAPAATHSEQAQPLSLTTKPEGRLHHHFLTGKPSGSASSSSSSSSSSSSHPSISIPIGTSGSHSSHSAPIFSRPIPFSSLHHSMLSPPSPFHQAALHSHHALFQSQPLSLVTKSSD
- the LOC139576772 gene encoding transcription factor 7-like 1-B isoform X1, with the protein product MPQLNGGGGDDLGANDEMISFKDEGEQEEKISENVSAERDLDDLKSSLVNESENNSSSSDSEQAERRPQPRPDLDSYEKTRDYFSEALRRQQDGGFFKSPHYPGYPFLMIPDLTNPYLSNGALSPSARTYLQMKWPLLDVPGAAGLKDPRSPTPGHLSNKVPVVQHAHHVHPLTPLITYSNEHFSPGTPPSHLSPEILDPKTGIPRTPHPSELSPYYPLSSGAVGQIPHPLGWLVPQQGQHMYSIPPGGFRHPYPALAMNASMSSLVSSRFSPHMMPHHPHGMHQTGIPHPAIVSPAIKQEPNSHDHMSPSMHSRKSPGPAKKEEDKKPHIKKPLNAFMLYMKEMRAKVVAECTLKESAAINQILGRRWHSLSREEQAKYYELARKERQLHSQLYPGWSARDNYGKRKKRKRDNKPDSTPEDFSIRNKNQCVQYLPSEKMCDSPASSHGSMLDSPATPSAALASPAAPAATHSEQAQPLSLTTKPEGRLHHHFLTGKPSGSASSSSSSSSSSSSHPSISIPIGTSGSHSSHSAPIFSRPIPFSSLHHSMLSPPSPFHQAALHSHHALFQSQPLSLVTKSSD